CGGAGGCGAGATGGATAACCGTCGGCGCGCTGAGCCGCGACAGCGTCGTCGCGGCTCGAACTGCGAGGGATGAGCGAGTGAACGGGGAGGAACGACCCGTGAGCGAGTGAATCGGGTGGGGAGGATGTGGAATCCCTAGCTGCCAGTGTCAGCAGTGTGTTCTACTCGACGATAGTCTCAATTTCAGTATACACGTCCCACAACGAGGCGCAGAGAACGGAGCTACTTTACTCCCGAACAACGAGAACCTCTAGCATGAGCGACCAGCAGCCAGTGATCGTCGAGGCAGTCAGAACTCCACAGGGGAAACACGGCGGCGTCTTCGCCGAAACCGGCAGCGAGGAGCTTTCGGTCCCGCTCGTGAACGCGATGCTCGAGCGAACCGCACTGACCGGCGACGACGTCGACGATATTCGGTGGGGCTGTGCGAAGCAGGTGAACGAGCAGAGCAACAACATCGCGCGCGTCATCGCGCTGCTCTCGGAACTCGGCGAAGACGTTCCGGGAACGACCATCGACCGGCTCTGTGCCTCCTCCGCCGAGGCGATCATGAGCGCCAGTGACGCCATTCGGGCGGGCCAGCGCGAGGTCATCGTCGCCGGCGGCGTCGAGAACATGTCCAGAAACGAGCGTCGCGAGGGGATCGACTCCTACGACGGCATCGCCGAGCAGTACGACGCGGCGGGACTCGCGATGGGGCAGACGGCCGAGACGGTCGCCCGCGAGGACGACATCTCCCGCGAGCGCCAGGACGAGTACGGTGCGCGCAGCCAGCAGCGCGCGGTCGAAGCGACAGAGGAAGGCAAGTTCGACGACGAAATCGTCCCGATCGAAACGGACGACGGTCTCGTCGAGGAAGACGAGGGACTGCGGCCCGGCACGACCAAAGAAAAGATCGCTGGGCTCCCGCCCGCCTTCGAGGAGGACGGCACCGTCACCGCCGCAAACGCCTCACAGGTTTCGGATGGCGCTGCCGGCGTCCTGATTACCAGTCGAGCGTTCGCCGACGACAACGACCTCGAGATCAGCGCCGAAATCGAGGATCACAACGTGGCGGGTGTCGACCCAACCGTCATGGGAATCGGCCCGGTCCCCGCCGTTCGGGGCATCTGGGAACGCAACGGTCGCTCGGCAGCGGACTACGACCGCGTCGAACTCAACGAGGCCTTCGCCAGCCAGACGCTGTACTGCCAGGACGAACTCGGCTTCGATGACGACGTCTTCAACGTCAACGGCGGGGCCATCGCCATCGGGCACCCGCTCGGTGCCTCCGGCGCTCGCCTGCCGGTCTCGCTGATCCACGAACTCGAGCGACAGGGCGGCGGACTCGGCCTCTCGACGATGTGCGTCGGCTACGGGCAGGGGGCGGCCGTGGAGTTCCAGGTCCCCGAGCAGTAACCGCACGAACTGCGACTCGAGCACCGCTTTCTGCACGCTGTGACTCGAGTCCCGTTTTCTGCACGCTGTGACTCGAGCACCGGCTATCGAATCACGGATACGCTCGAGCATGAGCAGACAGGGCTCAAGCGGGTATGACCCACCGTCCGCTATCCGGCGAAAAAACGGTAGAATCGATGTGGGATCCGGACTACAGGATCTGGTCGGCGATGATGTTCTTCTGGATCTCCGAGGTGCCCTCGTAGATCTTCGTGATGCGGGCGTCGCGGTAGTAGCGCTCGGCGGGGTAATCCGTGACGTAGCCCGAACCGCCGTGGACCTGCAGTCCGTCGTCGGCGACTTCGACCGAAATCTCGCTCGCGAACAGCTTCGCCATGCTCGAATACTGCGCGGCGACGTCCTGGTTGTTCTTCTCGACCTGGCTGGCGGCGCGGTAGGTCAGCGAGCGGGCGGCCTCGACCTTGGTCGCCATCTCGGCGAGCTTGTGCTCGATGGCCTGGAACTCCTTGATCTTCTGGTCGAACTGCTCGCGCTCGTTGGCGTACTCGATCGCGGCGTCGAGGGCACCCTGTGCGGCGCCGACGGCCTGTGAGGCGACGCTGGTTCGGCCGGACGCGAAGAACTCCATCAGCTGGTAGAAGCCCTTGTCCACTTCGCCGATGACGTTGTCCTCTGGAACGCGAACGTCGTCGATAATGACCTCGGCGAGGTCGGAGGCGCGAATGCCGAGTTTGTTGGAGATCTTCTCCGTGGAGACGCCGTCACGGTCCATCTCGACGAGGAACGCGGTGATACCGCGGTGTCCCTCGTCGGGGCTGGTCTTGGCCATCAGAACGCCGACGTCGGCGACGGTTCCGTTGGTGATCCACATCTTGTTGCCGTTTAAGACGTACTCGTCACCGTCTTTCTCGGCGACCGTCTCGATGCCGGCGACGTTCGAGCCGTGTGCGGGCTCGGAAATCATAGAACAGGAGGCGGTTTCGCCGGCCGCGATCTTGGGGAGCCACTCCTCTTTCATCCACTCGTCGCCGAACTCGATGATCATGTTCGTCCCGAAGCCGGCGGAGCCGACGGCGCTCCCGATGCCGGGGTCCGCGCGCCAGAGTTCCTCGGTGACGATGGTGCTCGAGATCTTGTCCATCCCGGCACCGCCGTACTCGATCGGGATGCCGGGTGCGACGAAGTCGTACTCGGCGGCCTTCCTGCGGATCTCCTCGGGATACTTGCACTCGCGGTCGTGTTCCTCCGCGACCGGAGCCATCTCGTTTTCACCGAACTCGCGAACGGCCTCGCGAATCGCGTCGTGCTCGGCGGACAGCGTGAATGCCATATATCACGGTTGTTGTCCGGTACCAAAATAGCTTCGATGTATTCAACAGTTACAACGCATCCCCGCCCGATATCGAACGTTGTAAACTCAATTGTGGGTTGAGAAGCATCTATTAGATTGTTGGACGGCCTGTCCGCCACTTGAATTTACAGTGGTAAGCGGAGTGGGAGTTATAGGCTCGAGCGAGCCACCCTACTCCGTCACCGCGTGTGTGTTACTCGTTTTCGCCGCGAATCTTGAACTTCTGGACCTTGCCGGTCGTCGTCCGGGGGAGTTCCTCGACGAACTCGACCTCGCGCGGGTGTTTGTACGCGGCCATGTTCTCGAGGCAGTACTCTTTGATCTCCTCGGGCGTCGCCTCGGCGTCCGGCGTCGGCACGACCAGTGCCTGGACGGTCTCGCCGCGGCGTTCGTCGGACACGCCGACGACGGCGGCGTCGGCGATATCCTCGTGTTCGAACAACAACTCCTCGACCTCGCGCGGATAGACGTTGTAGCCGCCGGTGACGATCATGTGCTTCTCGCGGTCGACGACGTAGAAGAAGCCGTCCTCGTCCCAGTAGCCGATATCGCCGGTGTGGAACCACGTCTGGCCGTCGGCCTCGGTAAAGGCCTCCTCGTTGGCCTCCGGCAGGCCGTAGTAGCCCGCCATCACGTTAGGCCCGGAGACGACGAGCTCACCGGTGATCTCGGTCAGGTCGACCGCTTCGGCGGCTTCACCGCCTCCGCCTCGTTGGGTCTTCGACCCGACACTCTCGTCGATCGGACCCTCCTCGACGCGGGAGACGGGCTCGAAGTCATCGTCGACGATCTTCGCGTCCATCCCGTCGAACGGCTTCCCGATGCTGCCCTTCCGGCGGGCGTCGGGCCCGTTCGCGTGCGTCGTCGGACTCGTCTCCGTCAGGCCGTAGCCCTCGTAGAGGGTCGGCCCGAAGAGCTCCTCGAAGCGCTCGAGCACTTCCATCGGCAGACTCGAGCCCCCGGAGTTGACGAACCGAAGCGAGGAGAGATCGAACGCCTCGGCCTCGGGGTGGTTGATCATGTCGTTGAACATCGCCGGCACGCCGAACATGACGGTGATGCCCGCGGATTCGATCATCGTCATAACTTCGGTGGCGTCCCACTCGGGGACGGGGTAGTAGGCCGCACCGTTGAACAGCGCACCGTTCATCACGACGGACATCCCGTAGATGTGAAAGAGCGGCAGCGTGCCGATCAGTTTGTCGTCGGGATCGATGCCCCCGATAAGCTCGGAGTTCGCTTTGGCCGTCCACGCGAGGTTATCGTGCGTGAGCAAGACCCCTTTCGGCGTCCCCGTCGTGCCGCTCGTGTAGGGCTGGACGGCGATATCGTCGTCCGCGCGGTCGACGATCTCGAGGGTGTCCTCGGCGAGGAACGCCTCGAAGTCGGTCGCGTCCTCGACCTCGTCGCCCACGCTGATGACCTGTTCGACGTCGGTTTCGTCGACGACTTCGGCAACTGCCGGAACGTTCGCCGAGAGCGTGACGACGGCTTTCGCCCCGCTGTCGGAGAGGAGGTGAGAGATCTCTCGAGCCTTGTACTGCGGGTTCATCGGAACGACGATCCCGCCGGCCCGTAGCGTTCCCTGGAACGCCGTGACGAACTGCGGGAGGTTCGGCAGATAGATCGCGACGCGGTCGTCGGCGCCGATACCGTGGTTCGCGAGTGCCTGGGCGAACTGTCCGGCTCGTGTCCAGAACTGCTCGTAGCTCAGTTCGGTGTCGTCGAAGACGATTGCCGGCGAGTCCGGCCGTTGCTCGACACTCTCGGCGACGTTCGTCACGAGATTGGTCATGGTACGTGAATCATCACAAACCGCTAAAACCGTTGCGAATCGTGATGTTCGCCGGCGTCGTCAGTCCGACACCGACGGTTCGCCGGCGCGCTGGACATCGTAACCGACGAGATACCGTGCTCGCAGGAGCAACAGGAAGATCGTCGCCGCCGCGGCGGCCTGGATTGCCATTCCGACAGTCCCGCCGACGACGGAACCGAACATGGCGGCGAATCCAGCGACCACGTAGAACGCGCGGACGGGCAGTGACAGATCCTGCGCACCGTCAAAGCCGACCGTCGCGACGATCAGTCCGATCGTGCCCGCGAGGACGACCGGGAACGCAAAGACCGTCATCGAGGTCCACTGGATCAGACTGTTGTTCGCAACGAACGCGAACGGAATGACGAACCCTGGCGCACCGATGCGCAGCGCCTGCACACAGGCAGTCATAAAGCTCGTCCCCGCGATCCGTGACCCGACTGCAACGGAGATTGCCACCGGCGGTGTGATCGCAGAGAGCATCGCGAAGTAGAACACGAACATGTGGGTCGTAATCTCGGGGACGCCGAGTTCGGACACGGCGTTTGCGATCAGGAACGCGACCAAAATGTAGGCCGCCGGCGTCGGCATACCGAGGCCGAAGGCGATGCTCGCGATCATCGCGAGTACCAACACGAGCGCTAACCCGCCGGTAAAGCCCATGATCGACACGTCAGCGAAGCCGATAATTCCCGCACCGAGACGTCCGGTCATTCCGCTCGTCTCGAGTAACTCGACGATCAGCCCCATCGCCGCGAGTACGCCCACGAGCGGCGCCATCTCGAGTCCGCCCTGGTAGAGTCCGTCGACGGTCTCCTTGCACGTGCCCACGACGGAGCGATAGGATCCGACGGCAAACTCCTTGAGCGTTGCTCCGTCCGTAGCTCCGGCCACTGCAGTGCCATCGTCGTCCAGTTTCGCCTGAACTCGTCGATCGACATCGAAGACGTCGATGAGATAATTTCGGACGAAGATGACCCCGACGATCGTGAGGATCGTGTAGAAGCCAGCCGTCAGGGGCGTAAACCGGAGGTAGATGAGCGTGTACAGCAGGACGATCAGCGGAATCAAGAAGTGCAGGCCGCTCAGGAGCACCCGCCAGTCGAACGGCGAGAGGTCGGACGTCGTCCAGCCGAATTTGAGAATGCTGAAATGAACCGCCAGACAGACGCTCAGGTAGAACAGCGCCGCTGGGATCGTACCGGCCTGAACGATATCGAGGTACGGAACTTCGATGATGTCGGCCATGAGGAACGCGGCGACCCCCATGACGGGCGGCAGCATCTGTCCGCCGGCGGAGGCGACGGCCTCGATCGAGGCCGCGTAATCGTCGCGAACGCCCTGGTCCTGGATCATCGGGATCGTGAAGCTCCCGGTCGTCGCGGTGTTTGCCGCTGCACTGCCGGTGATCGATCCCATGATCATACTCGAGATGACCGCGATCTGGACGACGCCGGTTCGCAACGTCCCGCCGAGTTCCGTGCCGACTTCGCGGATGTAATCCATGAGGCCGTACGCCTTGGCGATCCCGGCGAACATGATGAAGATCGCGACCCACGTCGATCCGATTCCCATGATCGTACTGTCGTAGATACCGGACTGCACGCCGAGAGCCGCCTCTTCGATGATCCCGGTGATGTCTTCGCCCGACCACGCGAGCAGGTCGGGGAGGAATGGTAACGTGCTCACGGCGGCGTGCGAGTAAACGATCGCGAAGATGGCGACGGACGCGATAATCAGCCCGAAGGCCCGACGCGTCGCGTCGGTGACGAGGATTATCAGCGCTGCGCCGATGATGTGATCGGTCGTCGAGAACCCGAGAATGTGTGCATCACCGTCCAGGCGGTCGAACGCCCCGAAGATGTACGCCATCGTGACCAGCGAGAGGACGGCGAGTCCGATCGCGAGATACGGATCGAACCGGCCGTAGACCCGTTTGAACTGCTGTACAGCACTCGACAGCCGTTGGCTCTTGAGACCGAGATCGTCGAGCAGCGTAACTTTCTCCGGTGGCTCCTGTAGTCGCTCCGGGTCCGCATCGTCGGCTGCTTCCGGATCATCGACATCGGACGGGTCGTCCAGTCGCTCTCTGAACTGTTGGCGAGCGTAATCCAGATAGTAGACCGCCAACCCCCAGCCGGTAAAGAGTACGACATACTCCGCCCGCTCGGAGAACACGAGCGCCGGGGGAATAAATGCTCTGAGAGAGATCCCGGCAGGAGACAGGTTTGTGAGAATATAGAACGCATAGTAGAGGGTAAGGGCAGTCAGAACTGCCGCCATAGTATACGTAATACCGTCTAACAGCCGGAGCAGTGTCAGTCGGCCGAAACGAGAGCGTTGGGTGGACATCGGTCGTTAGTTATCCAGCGCGTGTTCCAGTGCGCGCTCGAGACCGGGCGCGGTACCGGAGCCACTTGGCGTCGGTGAGACCGTCATATCCGACTCGATGTCGGAGAGAGTCTCGAGGTCCATGTTGTTCGTGATGAAGAACCACGGCAGATCGTAGTAGTGGAAGATCTGCGTCATCTCGAAGTCGAGTTGGTCGAACGGCTCAACATCCTCCCGGAACTCGCGCGCCGTCCAGTTCTGGAGGAAGCCCATCTCGATGCTTTCGTCGGCGATGTCGCCGATGTTTTCCTCCGTGCCGTCGCTCGTCTGAGCTTCGATGGATAGGTCGTCCAGATTTTCGTTCATGACCGACGCCAGCGCCTCGTTTGCGGCGTGACCCGTCGTCCCCTGCTCGGACGTTTTCATCCGGATCGTGTCGACTTCCAGCGTGTCGTCGGGTTCGTCTGCGCGCTCGAACTCGTCGCTCCAGACATCCAGTTCCTCCTCGTAGAAGTCCGCAGCGGCCGGGTGGAACGGAATACCCTCGTAGGCGTTCTGCACCCAGAACTCCGGATCGTTGTGGAACGCAAAGATCCCGAACGCGTCGGCCAGTTCCTCTCGGACCTCCCACATGGTTTCGAGGTACGTGTAGACGACATCGTAATCGAGTGCCGCCTGGGAAACGAAGTTGTACGAGAATGATGGACACGGAATCTCACCGGGTACGTCAACGTCGTCGTTATCGGCCCCCTCCATCTCGTCCGTGTCCAGATCCTCGATGAGGAGCGTCTCGTCGCCCTGCCACGCCTCGTTCGTCTCGTCCGTGATATCGAGCACCCGGAACTCGTCGACCGACGCCATGGCTTCCTGGAGCCAACCGGGCGTGATCGAGAAGTTCATCATTGTGCCAACGCCGACGTCTAACTGTCCCTCGTTCAGGGCACCGCCCTGTTCTGAGAAACTCACACTGATCCGCTCGTATCCGGAATCGTCGTCGTCTTCGCCGAAACAACCGGCAAGCGCCGTCGCGGTGCCGACGCCGGTCGCCGCGAGAAATGATCGTCGAGTCTGTTCGCTAAAGCTACCAGTGGGTCTCTCTACCATGAGACCAGAGTCAATGCTATAAGGGTATAATAGTATCTATATTTGTTTGGCACTATTCATCAGATAGCTAAACACTGTTCGGATGATGTACAGCAAAGACTACGACTGCAACCCGAACGCACGCGAAGATCGCCTTTGACTCGAGCGGTTCTGGATCCCATCGTTCGGGAGCGGTCTGCGGATCAATCGTCGGTAACCTGTACACGTACCGACACGCTACACAGTCGCATGCAACCGGAATGACAACACGAGGACCACAATACCTATTGTGCCTATAACACTCATAAGAAGTATGCTGGATTTCGTCAACCTCGAGAAGGACCTCGACCAGGAAGAGCGCATGATCCGGGACACGGCCCGGGAGTTCGTCGAAGAACACGTCAAGCCCGACATCGGCGAGCACTTCGAAAACGGCACGTTCCCAAAAGAGCTCATCGGCGAGATGGGTGAACTGGGCTTTTACGCGCCGAACCTCGAGGGCTACGGCTCGCCCAACGTCTCCGAGACGGCGTACGGACTCCTGATGCAGGAGCTCGAGGCCGGCGACTCGGGGCTGCGGTCGATGGCGTCGGTGCAGGGCGCACTCGTCATGTATCCCATCCACGCGTACGGTAGCGAGGAGCAGAAAGAAGAGTGGCTCCCGGCGATGGGGCGCGGTGAAGCGATCGGCTGCTTCGGCCTCACCGAACCCGAACACGGCTCGAACCCGACGGCCATGGAGACCTACGCCGAACGCGACTCCGACGGCTACGTCCTCAACGGCTCGAAAACGTGGATCACGAACTCGCCGATCTCGGACGTCGCGATCGTCTGGGCACGTGATCGCTCGAGCGAGGACGATCCCGTCCGCGGCTTCCTCGTCGAGACCGACCGCGACGGCGTCAGTACGAACAAGATCGACGAGAAGCTCTCGCTGCGCGCGTCGATCACGGGCGAGATCGGTCTCAACAACGTCCACGTGCCCGAGGAGAACGTCCTCCCGGGCGTCTCGGGCATGAAGGGACCGCTGTCCTGTCTGACCCAGGCTCGCTACGGGATCGCCTGGGGAGCCATCGGCGCCGCTCGCGACTGCTTCGAGGAGGCCCGCCAGTACGCCAAAGATCGCGATCAGTTCGGCGGCCCGATCGGCCGGTTCCAGCTGCAACAGCGCAAACTC
Above is a window of Natronorubrum tibetense GA33 DNA encoding:
- a CDS encoding thiolase family protein — its product is MSDQQPVIVEAVRTPQGKHGGVFAETGSEELSVPLVNAMLERTALTGDDVDDIRWGCAKQVNEQSNNIARVIALLSELGEDVPGTTIDRLCASSAEAIMSASDAIRAGQREVIVAGGVENMSRNERREGIDSYDGIAEQYDAAGLAMGQTAETVAREDDISRERQDEYGARSQQRAVEATEEGKFDDEIVPIETDDGLVEEDEGLRPGTTKEKIAGLPPAFEEDGTVTAANASQVSDGAAGVLITSRAFADDNDLEISAEIEDHNVAGVDPTVMGIGPVPAVRGIWERNGRSAADYDRVELNEAFASQTLYCQDELGFDDDVFNVNGGAIAIGHPLGASGARLPVSLIHELERQGGGLGLSTMCVGYGQGAAVEFQVPEQ
- a CDS encoding acyl-CoA dehydrogenase family protein, producing MAFTLSAEHDAIREAVREFGENEMAPVAEEHDRECKYPEEIRRKAAEYDFVAPGIPIEYGGAGMDKISSTIVTEELWRADPGIGSAVGSAGFGTNMIIEFGDEWMKEEWLPKIAAGETASCSMISEPAHGSNVAGIETVAEKDGDEYVLNGNKMWITNGTVADVGVLMAKTSPDEGHRGITAFLVEMDRDGVSTEKISNKLGIRASDLAEVIIDDVRVPEDNVIGEVDKGFYQLMEFFASGRTSVASQAVGAAQGALDAAIEYANEREQFDQKIKEFQAIEHKLAEMATKVEAARSLTYRAASQVEKNNQDVAAQYSSMAKLFASEISVEVADDGLQVHGGSGYVTDYPAERYYRDARITKIYEGTSEIQKNIIADQIL
- a CDS encoding class I adenylate-forming enzyme family protein, which produces MTNLVTNVAESVEQRPDSPAIVFDDTELSYEQFWTRAGQFAQALANHGIGADDRVAIYLPNLPQFVTAFQGTLRAGGIVVPMNPQYKAREISHLLSDSGAKAVVTLSANVPAVAEVVDETDVEQVISVGDEVEDATDFEAFLAEDTLEIVDRADDDIAVQPYTSGTTGTPKGVLLTHDNLAWTAKANSELIGGIDPDDKLIGTLPLFHIYGMSVVMNGALFNGAAYYPVPEWDATEVMTMIESAGITVMFGVPAMFNDMINHPEAEAFDLSSLRFVNSGGSSLPMEVLERFEELFGPTLYEGYGLTETSPTTHANGPDARRKGSIGKPFDGMDAKIVDDDFEPVSRVEEGPIDESVGSKTQRGGGGEAAEAVDLTEITGELVVSGPNVMAGYYGLPEANEEAFTEADGQTWFHTGDIGYWDEDGFFYVVDREKHMIVTGGYNVYPREVEELLFEHEDIADAAVVGVSDERRGETVQALVVPTPDAEATPEEIKEYCLENMAAYKHPREVEFVEELPRTTTGKVQKFKIRGENE
- a CDS encoding TRAP transporter permease, whose translation is MAAVLTALTLYYAFYILTNLSPAGISLRAFIPPALVFSERAEYVVLFTGWGLAVYYLDYARQQFRERLDDPSDVDDPEAADDADPERLQEPPEKVTLLDDLGLKSQRLSSAVQQFKRVYGRFDPYLAIGLAVLSLVTMAYIFGAFDRLDGDAHILGFSTTDHIIGAALIILVTDATRRAFGLIIASVAIFAIVYSHAAVSTLPFLPDLLAWSGEDITGIIEEAALGVQSGIYDSTIMGIGSTWVAIFIMFAGIAKAYGLMDYIREVGTELGGTLRTGVVQIAVISSMIMGSITGSAAANTATTGSFTIPMIQDQGVRDDYAASIEAVASAGGQMLPPVMGVAAFLMADIIEVPYLDIVQAGTIPAALFYLSVCLAVHFSILKFGWTTSDLSPFDWRVLLSGLHFLIPLIVLLYTLIYLRFTPLTAGFYTILTIVGVIFVRNYLIDVFDVDRRVQAKLDDDGTAVAGATDGATLKEFAVGSYRSVVGTCKETVDGLYQGGLEMAPLVGVLAAMGLIVELLETSGMTGRLGAGIIGFADVSIMGFTGGLALVLVLAMIASIAFGLGMPTPAAYILVAFLIANAVSELGVPEITTHMFVFYFAMLSAITPPVAISVAVGSRIAGTSFMTACVQALRIGAPGFVIPFAFVANNSLIQWTSMTVFAFPVVLAGTIGLIVATVGFDGAQDLSLPVRAFYVVAGFAAMFGSVVGGTVGMAIQAAAAATIFLLLLRARYLVGYDVQRAGEPSVSD
- a CDS encoding TAXI family TRAP transporter solute-binding subunit, whose translation is MVERPTGSFSEQTRRSFLAATGVGTATALAGCFGEDDDDSGYERISVSFSEQGGALNEGQLDVGVGTMMNFSITPGWLQEAMASVDEFRVLDITDETNEAWQGDETLLIEDLDTDEMEGADNDDVDVPGEIPCPSFSYNFVSQAALDYDVVYTYLETMWEVREELADAFGIFAFHNDPEFWVQNAYEGIPFHPAAADFYEEELDVWSDEFERADEPDDTLEVDTIRMKTSEQGTTGHAANEALASVMNENLDDLSIEAQTSDGTEENIGDIADESIEMGFLQNWTAREFREDVEPFDQLDFEMTQIFHYYDLPWFFITNNMDLETLSDIESDMTVSPTPSGSGTAPGLERALEHALDN
- a CDS encoding acyl-CoA dehydrogenase family protein, whose protein sequence is MLDFVNLEKDLDQEERMIRDTAREFVEEHVKPDIGEHFENGTFPKELIGEMGELGFYAPNLEGYGSPNVSETAYGLLMQELEAGDSGLRSMASVQGALVMYPIHAYGSEEQKEEWLPAMGRGEAIGCFGLTEPEHGSNPTAMETYAERDSDGYVLNGSKTWITNSPISDVAIVWARDRSSEDDPVRGFLVETDRDGVSTNKIDEKLSLRASITGEIGLNNVHVPEENVLPGVSGMKGPLSCLTQARYGIAWGAIGAARDCFEEARQYAKDRDQFGGPIGRFQLQQRKLAEMGTQITLAQLLAYRLAELKERGEMRPQHVSMSKRNNVRMARNQSRIAREMLGGNGITTDYSPMRHMANLETVYTYEGTHDIHTLVLGEEFTGIAAYE